The following proteins are co-located in the Dehalococcoides mccartyi 195 genome:
- a CDS encoding class I SAM-dependent methyltransferase gives MNRPASDIDWAKAWDDATAQRGLRANLERQGHSREDFWQKYQSWMSLYVNRDYPGKLLERIIGITRGGESLLDIGAGAGSFAIPLAKQGVKVTAIEPSPRQSGLLMAEIEKELLANIRLVSQPWEELLPEEIGCHDHVMAVYSLEMENIRLALEKMITLAAKNVFIVHTAGNDLRPILKTLFGLQASPDYIYIYNVLYQMGFSPDVEVFYRNYQILLDVQLEMFSYNPGLNPEELAKLKEHLTDSGKTFTEGGQVWLKRQNRDALIWIKKEVQ, from the coding sequence ATGAACAGACCTGCTTCGGATATTGACTGGGCTAAAGCCTGGGATGACGCTACTGCCCAAAGAGGGCTGAGGGCTAATCTTGAGCGGCAGGGGCATAGCCGCGAGGATTTCTGGCAGAAATACCAGAGCTGGATGAGCCTGTATGTCAACCGTGATTACCCCGGGAAACTGCTTGAACGGATTATTGGCATTACCCGCGGGGGTGAAAGCCTGCTGGATATTGGTGCCGGTGCCGGTTCGTTTGCTATTCCTCTGGCCAAACAGGGTGTAAAAGTAACTGCCATTGAGCCTTCACCCAGACAGTCAGGTTTGCTGATGGCTGAGATTGAAAAAGAGTTACTTGCCAATATCAGGCTAGTCAGCCAGCCGTGGGAAGAACTGTTGCCCGAAGAAATAGGCTGTCATGACCATGTCATGGCGGTTTATTCGCTGGAAATGGAGAATATCCGCCTGGCACTGGAAAAGATGATAACTCTGGCCGCTAAGAATGTGTTTATTGTCCACACTGCCGGCAACGACCTCCGCCCTATTCTGAAGACTCTTTTCGGGCTGCAGGCCTCGCCTGATTATATTTATATATACAACGTACTCTACCAGATGGGTTTCAGCCCTGACGTAGAGGTGTTTTACCGTAATTATCAGATACTGCTGGATGTCCAGCTGGAGATGTTCTCCTACAACCCTGGGCTCAATCCGGAAGAGCTTGCCAAGCTGAAAGAACATCTGACGGATAGCGGTAAAACTTTTACTGAGGGCGGACAGGTCTGGCTGAAACGCCAGAATAGAGATGCCCTTATCTGGATTAAAAAGGAGGTTCAGTAA
- a CDS encoding flavodoxin family protein has translation MKSLVIYDSFYGNTEQIARSVASAIGSGAEVCRATEISPSKLLTFDLVIFGSPTQGGRPTKPLQELIKNLPTLKGIKVASFDTRFSNPIVKIFGFAADRIAASLTQKGGQLLAPPTWFFVETEKGPLKEGELERAAAWAQELIK, from the coding sequence ATGAAATCTTTGGTTATATATGATTCATTTTATGGCAACACCGAGCAAATTGCCCGGTCTGTAGCCAGTGCTATCGGCAGTGGTGCTGAGGTATGCAGAGCAACCGAAATCAGTCCGTCAAAACTGCTTACCTTTGACCTGGTCATATTCGGCTCGCCGACTCAGGGCGGCCGTCCTACCAAACCCTTGCAGGAATTGATTAAAAATCTTCCCACCTTGAAAGGTATTAAGGTAGCATCATTTGATACCAGATTTTCCAACCCGATAGTCAAGATATTTGGCTTTGCCGCTGACCGCATAGCCGCATCGCTGACCCAAAAAGGCGGACAGCTTTTAGCCCCGCCGACCTGGTTTTTCGTAGAGACTGAAAAAGGCCCTCTAAAAGAAGGCGAACTTGAACGTGCCGCCGCTTGGGCACAGGAACTCATAAAATGA
- a CDS encoding ABC transporter substrate-binding protein gives MIKNWKKFKKVWLIGLAAVISLSLFAGCEQTTPNADDTATAITLKVGSTKPFKTTNRFSDYWYGVLTNLTTHDSLIRLGDDMSIKPWLAKSWTVSDDAKTFVFTIADNAYWHDGTKLTAEDVAFSVEYYRDYIASASWMKDVIADVSFSGDTVTLSLSRPYGNLLTEFMTYSIVPKHIWQDVTDPLKYNQTDMTVGSGPFVFESFDLSSGKFIFKANEDYFQGKPTIDRLEVDIYQNMDALVLSLAKGDIDTWWDYSGTFPYTSIPALIKSSKVDFETSTYLGVPSALGFNLEDGPASDINVRKAIAAAINYQQIIEYFYAGYGSVPTTGFVPPTHPNFNADLPSLAYNPAEANALLDAAGLLDTDGDGIREDSSGQNISLRLLARSDQSTNMRLAEILRDALSEIGLGVEIRALDLSAWASVKDALDYDMVLFGATPWGTLMHAGHGSGYFDSRRTGQGVLHNLDAAEYLAACDARLATADPAQQAVLDLRIQELTAEYLPGIALAWTESVYPYRQGWSGWVIDSIYGGVFNGFSFLSVQSP, from the coding sequence GTGATTAAAAATTGGAAAAAGTTTAAGAAAGTCTGGCTTATCGGTCTGGCGGCAGTGATATCGCTAAGCCTGTTTGCTGGCTGTGAGCAGACAACACCCAATGCAGATGATACTGCCACGGCTATTACCCTGAAGGTCGGTTCTACCAAACCCTTCAAGACGACCAACCGCTTCAGTGACTACTGGTACGGGGTGTTGACTAACCTGACTACCCATGACAGCCTGATAAGGCTGGGGGATGACATGTCCATCAAGCCCTGGCTGGCCAAATCATGGACAGTGTCAGATGACGCTAAGACATTTGTTTTTACCATTGCGGATAATGCCTACTGGCATGACGGCACTAAGCTGACGGCTGAAGATGTGGCCTTTTCTGTGGAATACTACCGTGATTACATTGCTTCGGCCAGCTGGATGAAAGATGTAATAGCTGATGTCAGCTTTTCGGGGGATACAGTTACCCTTTCTCTGTCCCGTCCCTACGGTAACCTTCTGACCGAATTTATGACCTATTCCATTGTCCCCAAACATATCTGGCAGGATGTGACTGACCCGCTTAAGTATAACCAGACGGATATGACAGTCGGTTCGGGTCCGTTCGTATTTGAAAGTTTTGACCTTTCTTCCGGCAAGTTTATCTTCAAGGCTAACGAAGACTATTTTCAGGGCAAGCCCACCATTGACCGCCTTGAGGTGGATATTTACCAGAATATGGACGCTTTGGTTTTATCACTTGCCAAAGGTGATATAGATACCTGGTGGGATTACTCCGGGACTTTCCCCTATACCAGCATACCCGCCCTGATAAAGTCCAGTAAGGTGGACTTTGAGACCAGTACCTATCTGGGTGTGCCGTCTGCGCTGGGTTTTAACCTTGAAGACGGCCCTGCCAGCGATATAAATGTCCGCAAGGCTATTGCGGCGGCTATAAACTACCAGCAGATAATAGAATACTTTTATGCGGGCTACGGTAGTGTGCCTACCACCGGTTTTGTTCCCCCCACCCACCCCAATTTCAATGCTGACCTGCCTTCTCTGGCATATAATCCTGCAGAGGCCAATGCCCTGCTGGATGCGGCCGGACTGCTGGATACAGATGGGGATGGTATCCGTGAGGATTCATCCGGACAGAATATTTCCCTGAGACTGCTGGCCAGATCTGACCAGTCTACCAATATGCGTCTGGCTGAAATACTGCGGGATGCCCTGTCTGAGATTGGGCTTGGGGTAGAGATAAGAGCCCTGGACCTTTCGGCTTGGGCTTCGGTAAAAGATGCACTTGACTACGATATGGTTCTGTTCGGGGCTACTCCTTGGGGTACTCTGATGCATGCCGGGCATGGTTCGGGGTACTTTGACTCCAGACGTACCGGTCAGGGTGTTTTGCACAATCTGGACGCGGCTGAATATCTGGCCGCCTGTGACGCCAGACTGGCTACGGCTGACCCTGCCCAGCAGGCGGTGCTTGACCTCCGGATACAGGAACTTACCGCCGAGTATCTGCCGGGTATTGCCCTGGCCTGGACTGAGAGTGTCTACCCTTACCGGCAG
- the smpB gene encoding SsrA-binding protein SmpB has translation MHYARIVSNLHLGYDIIHMAEYVTLTTNRKAFHNYFLEEKYEAGIMLLGTEIKSLRSGRVNMGDAYVKPQRGELWLVNAHISAYECSGHTSHEPMRERKLLMHRKEIALLMSKVKEKGLTLIPVRIYLKNDIAKVELSLGRGKKLYDKRDTITKRDTERELEREVKYRNFRR, from the coding sequence ATGCATTATGCCCGGATTGTAAGCAATCTGCATCTGGGGTATGATATAATACATATGGCAGAATACGTAACCCTGACAACTAACCGCAAGGCATTTCACAACTATTTCCTGGAAGAAAAATACGAAGCCGGGATAATGCTGCTGGGCACGGAGATAAAATCCCTCCGAAGCGGCAGAGTAAATATGGGAGATGCCTATGTAAAGCCCCAGAGGGGCGAACTCTGGCTGGTAAATGCCCATATTTCAGCCTACGAGTGCAGCGGACATACCAGCCATGAACCAATGCGGGAACGCAAACTGCTGATGCACCGCAAGGAAATAGCCCTGCTCATGTCAAAGGTCAAAGAAAAAGGGCTGACACTGATACCGGTTCGTATTTACCTAAAAAACGATATCGCCAAGGTAGAGCTGTCACTGGGGCGGGGTAAGAAGCTCTATGACAAAAGGGATACCATAACCAAGCGGGACACCGAACGCGAACTTGAGCGGGAGGTCAAATACCGCAATTTCCGCCGCTAG
- a CDS encoding MFS transporter, producing the protein MTQPDLPKRQISQEAVLVVTTLSAFLTPFISSSINIALPSMGEEFGIDAVHLSWIATAFILAAVVCLVPCGRLADIYGRKRILTIGIIIYTLASISSALSPNEGWLIFSRIIQGVGGAGIFGTSAPILISAFPPGMRGRVLGINVAAVYIGLSAGPFLGGFLTQNFGWRSIFWSNVPLGLLVIGFIFWKMRGWDMAESKGEKFDYLGSLVYGLGVVAAMAGTTILPDPTAVWYILAGLIAFSVFIWRELNFTSPIFDVRLFKRNRPFILSNLAALINYSATFGVGFLMSLYLQYIKGFSPQSAGLVLVAMPIVQACLSPFAGRLSDRIQPRFVATAGMGLTTIGLALLSTLSTDTPLVFIITALILLGLGFALFSSPNTNAVMSSVERKHYGVASGTLSTMRLSGQMISLAVVMFLFSLILGPVQIGPENYEGFLTSMRTAMILFTTLCFLGIFASLSRGNTRKA; encoded by the coding sequence ATGACTCAGCCAGATTTGCCCAAGAGACAGATAAGTCAGGAAGCCGTATTGGTGGTTACGACCTTAAGTGCCTTCCTGACTCCTTTTATTTCATCATCTATAAATATCGCTTTGCCCTCCATGGGCGAAGAATTCGGTATTGATGCCGTCCACCTTAGCTGGATAGCCACCGCCTTTATTCTGGCGGCAGTGGTCTGTCTGGTGCCTTGCGGAAGGCTGGCGGATATCTACGGGCGCAAACGTATATTGACTATCGGCATCATTATTTATACTCTGGCTTCAATTTCCTCTGCACTTTCTCCCAATGAAGGCTGGCTGATATTCAGCCGGATTATTCAGGGTGTGGGCGGTGCCGGTATATTCGGTACTTCTGCTCCCATTCTCATTTCGGCTTTTCCTCCCGGTATGCGGGGACGGGTGCTGGGGATAAATGTAGCGGCAGTATATATAGGTTTGTCTGCCGGGCCTTTTCTGGGGGGCTTTCTTACCCAAAACTTTGGCTGGAGGAGTATTTTCTGGTCAAATGTGCCTTTGGGTTTACTGGTTATCGGGTTTATTTTCTGGAAGATGCGCGGCTGGGATATGGCCGAATCCAAGGGCGAAAAATTTGATTATCTGGGTTCACTGGTATATGGGCTTGGGGTGGTGGCGGCTATGGCCGGCACTACCATTTTGCCTGACCCGACTGCAGTCTGGTATATACTGGCAGGCCTTATAGCTTTCAGCGTGTTTATTTGGCGGGAACTGAATTTCACCAGCCCTATTTTTGATGTGCGTTTGTTTAAACGTAACCGTCCGTTTATCTTGTCCAATCTGGCGGCTCTTATAAATTACAGTGCTACTTTCGGGGTGGGCTTTTTGATGAGCCTGTATTTACAGTATATAAAAGGTTTCAGTCCCCAATCTGCCGGGTTGGTACTGGTGGCTATGCCCATTGTTCAGGCTTGTCTGTCGCCTTTTGCCGGCAGGCTTTCAGACCGCATTCAACCGCGTTTTGTGGCTACTGCCGGTATGGGCTTAACTACTATCGGGCTGGCCCTCTTGTCAACCCTGAGCACGGACACTCCGCTGGTATTTATAATAACTGCATTGATATTACTGGGGTTGGGCTTTGCCCTGTTTTCTTCTCCAAATACCAATGCGGTTATGAGTTCGGTTGAGAGAAAACACTACGGGGTGGCCTCAGGAACGCTTTCCACCATGCGTCTTTCCGGCCAGATGATAAGCTTGGCGGTGGTTATGTTCCTGTTTTCCCTGATACTGGGGCCGGTTCAGATTGGTCCGGAGAATTATGAAGGTTTTCTGACCAGCATGCGTACCGCTATGATACTTTTTACTACGCTGTGTTTTCTGGGTATCTTTGCGTCCCTGTCCAGAGGAAATACCCGCAAGGCCTGA
- a CDS encoding Fur family transcriptional regulator, with translation MTSSLPGNIQIGTRASRQRQAVLEVLSRAKGHMPAVDIYQKVQKKFPRISLGTIYRNLKTLKEAGLIEEIHLDEHTHYYEIKTGGEHYHLLCLGCGKVVEFKYPLEYILSNVPEASGFRVLNTDLRFSGYCDSCSKNEDSR, from the coding sequence ATGACTAGTTCTCTACCCGGGAATATCCAAATTGGCACACGTGCCAGCCGCCAGCGTCAGGCTGTGCTGGAGGTTTTATCCAGAGCCAAGGGGCATATGCCCGCGGTGGATATTTATCAGAAAGTGCAGAAGAAATTCCCCCGGATTAGCCTGGGGACTATCTACCGCAACTTAAAAACCCTTAAGGAAGCCGGGCTTATAGAGGAAATCCATCTGGATGAGCATACCCACTACTACGAAATAAAGACCGGTGGTGAGCATTATCATTTACTTTGTTTGGGTTGCGGCAAGGTGGTGGAGTTCAAGTATCCGCTGGAATATATATTGAGCAATGTGCCTGAAGCCAGCGGTTTTCGGGTTTTGAATACAGACCTGCGTTTCAGCGGTTATTGTGACAGCTGCTCTAAAAATGAAGATTCCCGGTAA
- a CDS encoding MarR family winged helix-turn-helix transcriptional regulator — MFDKLNHRLYHHFSCTYLSILRYMQKRMAHDTEYTLEQMSILNMLRNLGKADVDTMARLIIKEPNTLLQIMNRMVKKGYLEKQKIGRKTVYQITEEHRAKHNPELFNDYTQDIFDCFTQEEKDKYLELSDKLFNSVNTKLNNYFVEYE, encoded by the coding sequence ATGTTCGACAAACTGAATCACAGACTTTATCACCACTTCAGCTGTACCTATCTAAGTATTTTGCGCTATATGCAAAAGCGAATGGCTCACGATACCGAATATACCCTTGAGCAAATGTCTATTTTGAATATGCTCAGAAATCTGGGCAAGGCTGATGTGGATACCATGGCCCGCCTTATAATCAAAGAGCCAAACACTCTCCTCCAGATAATGAACCGCATGGTAAAAAAAGGGTATCTGGAAAAACAGAAGATTGGCCGCAAGACAGTTTACCAGATAACTGAAGAGCACCGTGCCAAGCATAACCCTGAGTTATTCAATGACTATACCCAAGATATTTTTGACTGCTTCACTCAGGAAGAAAAGGATAAATATCTTGAGCTTTCAGACAAGCTGTTCAATTCGGTAAACACCAAACTTAACAACTATTTCGTAGAATACGAATAA
- a CDS encoding winged helix-turn-helix transcriptional regulator, translating to MVEILRNKSFATRFQILIEIATHGPTIQQRAIAQELSITPQAVSDYISQLEGESMITYLGRSRYQITREGVNWVLKNVREVKAYFDGIDSVINGIVISPAIAEKDIKQGEQVGLKMVNGLLYATADCQTKSTGIAEADAKAGEDVGVRDIQGLIEFSYGLVAVLVVPGIAKGGSRHIDLELLKTRLKGVSHVGAIGLESVAALHRAGIEPDYLYDVSGVVIDAALHGLSSAVVCTEEDVYALVSSLKDRNIEYSLTSL from the coding sequence ATGGTAGAGATACTTAGAAACAAGAGTTTTGCCACTCGTTTCCAGATACTTATTGAGATAGCTACTCACGGGCCTACTATTCAGCAGAGGGCTATAGCCCAAGAGCTGTCTATCACCCCGCAGGCCGTTTCAGACTATATAAGCCAGCTGGAAGGCGAAAGCATGATTACCTATTTGGGGCGTTCACGCTACCAGATAACCCGCGAAGGGGTAAACTGGGTGCTTAAGAATGTCCGGGAGGTAAAGGCCTATTTTGACGGGATAGACAGTGTCATAAACGGGATAGTGATATCACCCGCTATTGCCGAAAAGGATATAAAACAGGGCGAACAGGTAGGCCTGAAAATGGTAAATGGCCTGTTGTATGCCACTGCTGATTGCCAGACCAAGTCCACCGGGATTGCCGAAGCTGATGCCAAAGCCGGCGAAGATGTGGGCGTACGCGATATACAGGGGCTGATTGAATTCAGCTACGGGCTGGTGGCAGTGCTGGTTGTGCCGGGTATTGCCAAAGGCGGTTCGCGGCATATTGATTTGGAGCTTTTGAAAACCAGACTCAAAGGGGTTAGTCATGTAGGGGCAATCGGGCTTGAATCTGTGGCGGCACTGCACCGGGCCGGAATAGAACCCGATTACCTTTATGATGTTTCCGGAGTAGTTATAGATGCCGCTTTGCACGGGCTGTCTTCAGCGGTGGTTTGTACCGAAGAAGATGTATACGCTTTGGTATCCAGCCTTAAAGACCGCAATATTGAATACTCGCTGACCAGTCTCTAG
- a CDS encoding GyrI-like domain-containing protein translates to MSPRKLKTDPVILEMPDQKMAVVRGKGAPDKVFSQIFPALFGSVYTLKFDLLKKGLESFKVSCPRARYPDAHLYPKDEWVIIAGIPVPENITSLPQKEPGTEVKLETWEYGTVAQILHLGSYDQEMESVERLHRFIAANGYEISGPHEEEYQSKPDAKVLKTLIRYQIKKQK, encoded by the coding sequence ATGTCACCGCGCAAACTCAAGACTGATCCTGTAATACTGGAAATGCCAGATCAAAAGATGGCGGTTGTCAGGGGAAAGGGTGCTCCGGACAAGGTTTTCTCCCAAATATTCCCGGCTTTGTTTGGCTCTGTATATACCCTGAAATTTGACCTGCTGAAGAAGGGATTAGAGTCATTTAAAGTAAGTTGCCCGCGTGCCCGTTACCCTGATGCCCATTTATATCCAAAGGATGAATGGGTGATTATTGCCGGTATACCGGTACCTGAAAATATAACTTCACTGCCCCAGAAAGAACCCGGTACCGAGGTAAAGCTGGAAACTTGGGAATACGGCACGGTAGCCCAAATCCTGCATTTGGGGTCTTACGATCAGGAAATGGAATCTGTGGAACGCCTGCACAGGTTTATCGCCGCAAACGGTTATGAGATATCCGGCCCGCATGAGGAAGAATATCAATCCAAACCGGATGCCAAAGTACTAAAAACCCTTATCCGCTACCAGATAAAGAAACAAAAATAA
- a CDS encoding FeoA family protein, whose product MAQEIVSLTNLKNGSRARVCSIEGGTAVNNRLAALGLRPGKELTKISAMSFKGPVTVKVDGTQLAMGHGMASKVMVEVTGI is encoded by the coding sequence ATGGCTCAAGAAATAGTTTCTTTAACAAACCTGAAAAATGGCAGCCGTGCCCGGGTGTGCAGCATAGAGGGCGGCACAGCGGTTAATAACCGACTGGCAGCTTTGGGGCTTAGGCCGGGCAAGGAATTGACCAAAATCAGCGCTATGTCATTTAAAGGACCGGTTACCGTAAAGGTTGACGGCACCCAGCTGGCCATGGGGCATGGCATGGCTTCCAAAGTAATGGTGGAAGTTACCGGTATATGA
- a CDS encoding ferrous iron transporter B: MKKVLLFGNPNVGKSVVFTRLTGVQTMSANYPGTTVTFSRGQMKLGDEIAEVIDVPGSYTLEPTCEAEIVARRMLDEVAADKEGEVIILNVVDATNLERNLYLTQQLLERGLPTVIAMNMWDETRHKGIKIELDRLSEILGVPIAPTSATSGEGIKQLVVQLLSPQIPSLAVQGQDERWQRIGGIIHQVQQITHRHHTLGERLADASVSPVLGVFMAMLIMAAVFMVVRFVGEGLISYVFDPIFDNLWAPVVHSLSDALGGSGFLHGLLVGNVSGGEINFKESLGLLTSGLYVPFAMVLPYIVAFYLVLGILEDTGYLPRLAVLLDNVMHHLGLHGFAFIPTLLGLGCNVPAIMATRSLESRRERFIAATLVSVAVPCVSLQAMIIGMLGGFGVEYVFLVFGTLFAVWLGLGMILNKITPGFSPELLLEVPPYRLPPVNLVFKKLAFRIKSFLKEALPIILGVVAVINILNFTKVFDVIAKVAEPVVTGILGLPAEAAVPLVVGFLRKDAAMALMGPLDMGPEQLVVASLVLAMLFPCIASLVILFRELGKRDALKSVLVMLIAAFGVGGLMNLIL, translated from the coding sequence ATGAAAAAGGTCTTGCTTTTTGGCAACCCGAATGTGGGTAAAAGTGTGGTCTTTACCCGCCTGACCGGTGTCCAAACCATGTCTGCCAATTATCCCGGTACTACGGTCACCTTTAGCCGCGGCCAGATGAAACTGGGTGATGAAATTGCCGAGGTTATAGATGTGCCCGGTTCTTATACACTTGAGCCTACCTGCGAAGCGGAAATAGTGGCCAGACGGATGCTGGACGAAGTGGCGGCTGACAAAGAGGGCGAAGTAATAATTCTGAACGTAGTAGATGCCACCAATCTGGAAAGAAATCTGTATCTTACTCAGCAGCTTCTGGAGAGGGGTTTGCCTACTGTTATCGCTATGAATATGTGGGATGAGACCCGCCACAAGGGCATAAAAATAGAGCTGGATAGGCTTTCGGAAATACTGGGCGTGCCCATAGCTCCAACCTCGGCTACCAGCGGCGAGGGTATAAAACAGTTGGTGGTACAGTTGCTTTCACCCCAAATTCCTTCTCTGGCCGTACAGGGGCAGGATGAACGCTGGCAACGTATCGGCGGTATTATTCACCAAGTACAGCAAATAACCCACAGACACCACACCCTTGGGGAAAGGCTGGCGGATGCCAGTGTGAGCCCTGTTTTGGGTGTGTTTATGGCTATGCTGATTATGGCGGCAGTTTTTATGGTGGTCCGTTTTGTGGGCGAGGGGCTGATAAGTTATGTATTTGACCCCATTTTCGATAACCTGTGGGCACCGGTAGTGCATTCTCTTTCCGATGCTTTAGGCGGCAGTGGTTTTCTGCACGGACTGCTGGTGGGTAATGTGTCCGGCGGGGAAATAAACTTCAAAGAGTCTCTGGGACTCCTTACCAGCGGTTTGTATGTGCCGTTTGCCATGGTTTTGCCGTACATAGTAGCCTTTTATTTGGTTTTGGGCATACTGGAAGATACCGGCTATCTGCCCCGTCTGGCGGTGCTGCTGGACAATGTAATGCACCATTTGGGCCTTCATGGATTTGCCTTTATACCCACTTTGCTGGGTTTGGGCTGTAACGTGCCGGCTATTATGGCTACCCGCAGCCTGGAAAGCCGTCGTGAGCGTTTTATTGCGGCTACTCTGGTCTCAGTGGCGGTGCCCTGCGTTTCTCTGCAGGCCATGATAATTGGCATGCTGGGGGGATTCGGGGTGGAGTATGTTTTTCTGGTGTTCGGCACTCTGTTTGCGGTTTGGCTGGGGCTGGGTATGATTCTGAACAAGATTACCCCCGGTTTCAGTCCCGAACTCCTTTTGGAAGTGCCTCCCTATCGCCTGCCCCCTGTCAATCTGGTATTTAAAAAGCTGGCCTTCAGGATTAAAAGTTTTCTGAAAGAGGCTTTGCCTATCATACTGGGGGTAGTGGCAGTTATAAATATACTAAATTTCACTAAAGTATTTGATGTTATCGCCAAGGTGGCTGAGCCGGTGGTGACCGGCATTCTGGGTTTGCCGGCTGAAGCGGCTGTGCCTCTGGTGGTGGGCTTTTTGCGTAAGGATGCGGCTATGGCGCTGATGGGTCCTCTGGATATGGGGCCTGAACAACTGGTGGTTGCCAGTTTGGTGCTGGCCATGCTGTTTCCCTGCATTGCTTCGCTGGTAATACTTTTCCGCGAACTGGGAAAGAGAGATGCCTTAAAATCAGTACTGGTCATGCTGATTGCGGCTTTCGGGGTGGGCGGGTTGATGAATCTTATTCTCTGA
- the crcB gene encoding fluoride efflux transporter CrcB has translation MGEILLLAAGGALGAVSRYGLNNLTVKLLGDSFPYGTLIVNCLGCFVLGFLMQWGFSSDSHNTHLKLMLTAGFLGAFTTFSTFSYETLDCFKNGDYFNGFSNILANVLLGLLMVFIGAYLGSLLKQNSGT, from the coding sequence ATGGGCGAAATACTGCTGCTGGCGGCAGGCGGGGCTTTGGGTGCAGTCAGCCGTTACGGGCTGAATAACCTTACCGTCAAATTGTTGGGAGATAGCTTTCCTTACGGAACCCTGATTGTAAACTGCCTGGGCTGTTTCGTGCTGGGCTTCCTGATGCAGTGGGGATTCAGCTCCGACAGCCACAATACCCACCTGAAACTTATGCTGACAGCCGGTTTTCTGGGGGCTTTCACCACTTTTTCCACCTTCAGTTATGAAACTTTAGACTGCTTTAAAAATGGCGACTACTTTAACGGTTTTTCCAATATTCTGGCCAATGTTCTGCTGGGTCTGCTGATGGTATTCATAGGAGCGTATCTGGGCAGTCTTTTAAAACAGAACAGCGGAACATAA